One stretch of Methyloversatilis sp. RAC08 DNA includes these proteins:
- a CDS encoding aspartate kinase → MALIVQKYGGTSVGKPDRIKSVARRVARYVARGDQVIVVVSAMSGETNRLLGLAKEVSPAPDPRELDVLASTGEQVTIGLLSMALKDLGLKARSYTGGQVRILTDSAFTKARILSIDERNIRRDLDDGNVVVVAGFQGVDADGNITTLGRGGSDTTGVALAAALKADECQIFTDVDGVYTTDPRIVPEARRLDRITFEEMLEMASLGSKVLQIRSVEFAGKYKVKLRVLSSFEDEGHEGPGTLITVEEEANMEQPIISGIAFNRDEAKITVLGVPDRPGIAYQILGPIADANIDVDMIIQNVGHDGSTDFSFTVNRGEFAKAMEIVEGVRQHIGAREIKGDNKICKVSAVGVGMRSHPGVASKMFRTLAEEGINIQMISTSEIKVSVVLDEKYLELAVRVLHRAFELDQPAA, encoded by the coding sequence ATGGCCCTCATAGTCCAGAAATACGGCGGTACGTCGGTCGGCAAGCCCGACCGCATCAAGAGCGTGGCGCGCCGCGTCGCGCGCTACGTTGCCCGCGGCGATCAGGTGATCGTCGTGGTGTCGGCGATGAGCGGCGAAACCAACCGCCTGCTCGGTCTCGCGAAAGAGGTGTCGCCGGCACCCGATCCGCGCGAACTCGACGTGCTCGCGTCGACCGGCGAGCAGGTCACCATCGGCCTGCTGTCGATGGCGCTGAAGGATCTCGGGCTGAAGGCGCGCAGCTACACCGGCGGTCAGGTGCGCATCCTGACTGACAGCGCGTTCACCAAGGCGCGCATCCTGTCCATCGACGAACGCAACATCCGGCGCGATCTCGACGACGGCAATGTGGTCGTGGTGGCGGGTTTCCAGGGGGTGGATGCCGACGGCAACATCACCACGCTCGGCCGCGGCGGCTCCGACACCACCGGCGTCGCGCTGGCCGCGGCACTGAAAGCAGACGAGTGCCAGATCTTCACCGATGTCGACGGGGTGTACACCACCGACCCGCGCATCGTCCCCGAAGCGCGCCGGCTCGACCGCATCACCTTCGAGGAAATGCTCGAAATGGCCAGCCTCGGCTCCAAGGTGCTGCAGATCCGCTCGGTCGAGTTCGCAGGCAAGTACAAGGTCAAGCTGCGCGTGCTGTCCAGTTTCGAGGACGAGGGCCACGAAGGTCCGGGCACGCTGATTACTGTCGAGGAAGAAGCCAATATGGAACAACCCATCATTTCCGGCATCGCGTTCAACCGCGACGAAGCCAAGATCACCGTACTGGGCGTGCCTGACCGCCCGGGCATCGCCTACCAGATCCTCGGCCCGATCGCCGACGCCAACATCGACGTCGACATGATCATCCAGAACGTCGGCCACGACGGCTCGACCGACTTCTCGTTCACGGTCAACCGCGGCGAGTTCGCCAAGGCGATGGAAATCGTCGAAGGCGTGCGCCAGCACATCGGCGCGCGCGAGATCAAGGGCGACAACAAGATCTGCAAGGTGTCGGCGGTCGGCGTCGGCATGCGTTCGCACCCGGGCGTCGCCAGCAAGATGTTCCGCACGCTGGCCGAAGAGGGCATCAACATCCAGATGATTTCGACATCCGAAATCAAGGTGTCGGTGGTACTCGACGAGAAGTACCTCGAACTCGCCGTGCGCGTGCTGCACCGCGCGTTCGAACTCGACCAGCCGGCGGCTTGA
- a CDS encoding alpha/beta hydrolase fold domain-containing protein — MRKTYSPRGFIEALSAFLIRGSLKLVLKPAFSPRWSIDAQRRWLARLARTTLVPAGVSIEPATVGGVPGEWLRRHDTPPVRPGVILYLHGGAYCVGSAHGHRALTSRIALASGLSVFSLEYRLAPEHRFPAAIDDAVAAFRALNEQGPVVIAGDSAGGGLALAAALALRDADAPRPAALVLLSPWVDMTPAGMPDTIPAGEAMLSTDWASACAAHYLGDAPPESPLASPLHTDLRSLPPTLIQAGTDELLHDQAVALHDALEAAGVEVECDITERRWHVFQMHGGALPSADAAIARIARFTHASLAHATPPITTRHEVVILGAGMSGLCMAVQLKRAGIHDFVILEKQPGLGGTWWDNTYPGAHVDVPAPAYSFSFAPNPGWSRRFASAPEIQAYMQQVAEKHGLIGHMRLGTRLTEATFDESSGRWQFATERGDALSARFFVCSTGPLSQLRWPDIPGLADFRGKTLHSARWDHGYAMAGKRVAVIGTGSTASQLVPPVAAEAGQLHVFQRTANWVMPRLDRRYTVFDRVLAHLPPYAAAVRAAWVQALELGRRGFDEGTLARKSMLMTAARHRDRQVPDAALRERLTPPYPLGCKRIIYSNDFYPALCRPNVELVTDAITRITATGVVTADGREREIDTLVCATGFDAVQLLSSLRVTGCGGRTLADAWADGPAAYQGITVAGFPNMFLMLGPNTATGHTSTLLYIEPEVQHAIACMQAVRTGGRRWIDVRPEVADAWNRDLQQRLGTSVWSQCRSWYRMENGRVIAIFPGFTREYVKAVKKPDLADYTLA, encoded by the coding sequence ATGAGGAAGACGTACTCACCCCGGGGCTTCATCGAGGCGCTTTCGGCCTTTCTCATTCGCGGCTCGCTGAAGCTGGTGTTGAAGCCGGCGTTTTCGCCGCGTTGGTCGATTGATGCGCAGCGGCGCTGGCTGGCGCGGCTCGCCAGAACCACGCTGGTGCCGGCCGGGGTGTCGATCGAGCCGGCCACGGTCGGCGGGGTGCCGGGCGAATGGCTGCGCCGGCACGACACGCCGCCGGTGCGACCGGGCGTCATCCTGTATCTGCACGGCGGCGCCTACTGCGTGGGCTCGGCACATGGCCATCGGGCGCTGACATCGCGCATCGCGCTGGCCAGCGGCCTGTCGGTGTTTTCGCTGGAATACCGGCTCGCTCCCGAACACCGCTTTCCGGCCGCCATCGACGACGCCGTGGCAGCTTTCCGCGCGCTGAACGAGCAGGGCCCGGTCGTCATCGCCGGCGATTCGGCGGGTGGCGGTCTGGCACTGGCGGCGGCCCTCGCGCTGCGCGACGCCGATGCGCCGCGCCCTGCCGCCCTCGTGCTGCTGTCGCCCTGGGTGGACATGACACCCGCCGGCATGCCCGACACGATTCCCGCCGGCGAAGCCATGCTCAGTACCGACTGGGCCTCAGCCTGCGCCGCGCACTACCTGGGCGACGCGCCGCCCGAATCGCCGCTCGCCTCGCCGCTGCACACCGATCTGCGCAGCCTGCCGCCGACGCTGATCCAGGCCGGCACCGACGAGCTGCTGCACGACCAGGCGGTGGCGCTGCACGACGCGCTCGAGGCCGCGGGCGTCGAAGTCGAGTGCGACATCACCGAGCGGCGCTGGCATGTGTTCCAGATGCATGGCGGCGCGCTGCCCAGCGCCGACGCGGCCATCGCCCGCATCGCCCGTTTCACGCACGCATCGCTCGCGCACGCCACGCCGCCCATCACCACGCGGCACGAGGTGGTCATCCTCGGCGCCGGCATGTCCGGCCTGTGCATGGCGGTGCAGCTCAAGCGCGCCGGCATCCACGATTTCGTCATCCTCGAAAAGCAGCCGGGGCTCGGCGGCACCTGGTGGGACAACACCTACCCGGGCGCCCATGTCGACGTGCCCGCACCGGCCTATTCGTTCTCGTTCGCGCCCAACCCCGGCTGGTCGCGCCGCTTCGCCTCGGCGCCGGAAATCCAGGCCTACATGCAGCAGGTGGCCGAAAAGCACGGCCTGATCGGCCACATGCGGCTCGGTACGCGGCTCACCGAAGCCACGTTCGACGAATCCAGCGGCCGCTGGCAATTCGCCACCGAGCGCGGCGACGCGCTGAGCGCGCGCTTTTTCGTGTGCAGCACCGGCCCGCTGAGCCAGCTGCGCTGGCCCGACATCCCCGGGCTGGCCGATTTCCGCGGCAAGACCCTCCATTCCGCCCGCTGGGACCACGGCTATGCCATGGCCGGCAAGCGCGTCGCCGTCATTGGTACCGGCTCCACCGCGTCGCAACTGGTGCCGCCGGTCGCCGCCGAAGCAGGGCAACTGCACGTGTTCCAGCGCACCGCCAACTGGGTCATGCCGCGGCTCGACCGTCGCTACACCGTGTTCGACCGCGTGCTTGCCCACCTGCCGCCGTACGCCGCCGCGGTGCGGGCTGCCTGGGTGCAGGCGCTCGAACTGGGCCGACGCGGCTTCGATGAAGGCACGCTGGCACGCAAGTCCATGCTGATGACCGCCGCCCGCCACCGCGACAGGCAGGTGCCCGACGCCGCACTGCGCGAGCGGCTCACGCCGCCGTACCCGCTGGGCTGCAAGCGCATCATCTATTCCAACGATTTCTACCCCGCGCTGTGCCGACCCAATGTCGAACTGGTGACCGACGCCATCACCCGCATCACGGCGACCGGCGTGGTCACGGCTGACGGCCGTGAGCGCGAGATCGACACCCTGGTGTGCGCCACCGGCTTCGACGCGGTGCAGCTGCTGTCGTCGCTGCGCGTCACCGGTTGCGGCGGGCGCACGCTGGCCGACGCCTGGGCCGACGGCCCGGCCGCCTACCAGGGCATCACCGTGGCGGGTTTTCCCAATATGTTCCTGATGCTCGGCCCCAACACCGCCACCGGCCACACCTCGACGCTGCTCTATATAGAACCCGAAGTGCAGCACGCCATCGCCTGCATGCAGGCCGTGCGCACCGGCGGCCGGCGCTGGATCGACGTGCGCCCCGAAGTCGCCGACGCCTGGAACCGCGACCTGCAGCAGCGCCTTGGCACCTCGGTCTGGAGCCAGTGCCGCAGCTGGTACCGCATGGAAAACGGCCGCGTAATCGCCATCTTCCCCGGCTTCACCCGCGAATACGTGAAAGCCGTGAAGAAACCCGATCTGGCGGATTACACGCTGGCGTAA
- a CDS encoding TraR/DksA family transcriptional regulator — MNLPLTSEQRQRLELILRQEHEELSARRKAYLGGLTRAEHAREVLLQDGDDAPQRASDREIDLQRVEEDVVRLADIDAALQRIAEGNYGICRECGADIPAKRLEVAPQARYCVACEAQRERGHKPAASL; from the coding sequence ATGAATCTGCCCCTGACCTCGGAACAACGTCAGCGCCTCGAACTCATCCTGCGTCAGGAACACGAAGAACTGAGCGCGCGGCGCAAGGCGTATCTCGGTGGCCTCACGCGTGCCGAGCACGCCCGCGAAGTGCTGCTGCAGGACGGTGACGACGCGCCGCAGCGCGCGTCCGACCGCGAGATCGATCTGCAGCGTGTCGAAGAAGACGTCGTGCGCCTCGCCGACATCGACGCCGCGCTGCAGCGGATCGCCGAAGGCAACTACGGCATCTGCCGCGAGTGCGGCGCAGACATCCCGGCCAAACGGCTGGAAGTCGCGCCCCAGGCCAGGTACTGCGTCGCCTGCGAAGCGCAACGCGAACGCGGCCACAAACCCGCAGCAAGCCTCTGA
- a CDS encoding TraR/DksA family transcriptional regulator, with protein MHIFMTATQQKHFESVLRRQQAELAARRRAYLAGMTRSEPAPEVLLQDGDDAAQRASDRAIDLQRVEEDVACLSSINAALVRIAAGTYGICRECCNDIPVERLEIAAQTPYCVVCEARCECVRKPSHKL; from the coding sequence ATGCATATCTTCATGACTGCAACACAGCAGAAGCATTTCGAAAGCGTCCTGCGTCGGCAACAGGCGGAACTGGCTGCCCGACGCAGAGCGTATCTCGCGGGGATGACCCGATCCGAGCCTGCGCCCGAGGTGCTGCTGCAAGATGGCGACGACGCTGCGCAGCGCGCGTCCGATCGCGCGATCGATCTGCAGCGCGTGGAAGAGGACGTTGCGTGCCTCAGTTCGATCAACGCCGCGCTGGTGAGGATCGCCGCAGGCACGTACGGCATCTGCCGCGAGTGCTGCAACGACATCCCGGTCGAGCGACTCGAAATCGCCGCGCAAACGCCCTATTGCGTCGTCTGCGAAGCGCGATGCGAGTGTGTCCGCAAGCCTTCGCACAAGCTTTAA
- a CDS encoding PEP-CTERM sorting domain-containing protein has translation MRVAKVFKGYMTSAVLWIGLFCSVSGSVSANTVHVDFTDQGSFQADVWQQGALTITGSDKLNFLQLNGIGIVGQIDHAIDPGETVIFSFAGPANYVKLFNGSIGNLSGVKYNTATINAFGVNGTFLGTAAGVEPTPWIVVSELFGDELITSFSVRATEDIYRFSALEYALAAPVPEPGSGWMMIGGLCLLIYAGRSARQN, from the coding sequence ATGCGTGTCGCGAAAGTTTTCAAGGGTTACATGACGAGTGCTGTCCTTTGGATCGGGCTGTTCTGCTCAGTGTCCGGGTCGGTATCTGCGAACACTGTTCATGTCGACTTCACCGATCAAGGTTCATTTCAGGCCGACGTATGGCAGCAAGGTGCGCTCACCATCACCGGCTCTGACAAGCTCAATTTTCTTCAGCTCAACGGGATCGGTATCGTTGGGCAGATCGACCACGCGATAGACCCCGGTGAAACAGTCATTTTCTCGTTTGCCGGCCCAGCGAACTACGTGAAGCTGTTCAACGGTTCGATTGGCAACCTCAGTGGCGTCAAATACAACACCGCGACGATCAATGCTTTTGGCGTCAACGGCACTTTTCTCGGCACTGCTGCAGGCGTTGAACCCACGCCGTGGATCGTCGTTTCCGAGCTTTTCGGTGACGAACTCATTACGTCTTTCTCCGTGCGGGCCACAGAAGACATCTATCGGTTCAGTGCGCTTGAGTACGCCCTCGCCGCACCGGTGCCCGAGCCCGGATCTGGCTGGATGATGATCGGCGGCCTGTGCTTGCTGATCTATGCGGGTAGATCAGCCCGTCAAAACTGA
- a CDS encoding helix-turn-helix domain-containing protein, which produces MKSTDTIDAREIRKKLGMNQSQFWSRLGVTQSGGSRYESGRNMPKPVQALLRLVHVEQIDISKIRREDMDVVEYLRATDPETFKRLKKEAKAYRKAG; this is translated from the coding sequence ATGAAATCCACTGACACCATCGATGCACGAGAGATTCGCAAGAAGCTGGGCATGAACCAGTCGCAGTTCTGGTCGCGTCTCGGCGTGACGCAGAGCGGCGGATCCCGCTACGAAAGCGGCCGCAACATGCCCAAGCCTGTTCAGGCTCTGCTGCGCCTGGTTCATGTCGAACAGATCGACATCAGCAAGATCCGTCGCGAAGACATGGATGTCGTCGAGTACCTGCGCGCGACCGATCCGGAAACCTTCAAGCGTCTGAAGAAGGAAGCCAAGGCCTATCGCAAGGCCGGCTGA
- the epsI gene encoding exosortase-associated protein EpsI, B-type: MRKNLIMAVVATALMSSAAALAYVLKPDLRAATTVRLEKLEDIVPKQFGDWKLNERASGGLVNPQTEEILNSLYDEILTRTYVNQKGQYVMLSLAFGADQSKATQIHRPEVCYPAQGFQIKKAEKSELLLNEKSIPVMKLVAVAGSRVEPIIYWIVVGDQVVRGWFEQKMAAIDYGVRGLIPYGLLFRVSTIGPDSDKQFEVQQEFLTSLQSAVDEENQTRLFGNKNGL, translated from the coding sequence ATGAGAAAAAATCTGATTATGGCGGTAGTCGCAACTGCCCTGATGAGTTCCGCCGCCGCTCTTGCGTACGTTCTTAAACCTGATCTTCGCGCAGCAACGACAGTCCGCCTCGAAAAACTTGAAGATATTGTTCCTAAGCAGTTTGGAGATTGGAAACTCAACGAACGTGCGTCCGGAGGTTTGGTGAATCCTCAAACAGAGGAGATCCTCAATAGTCTCTATGACGAAATTCTCACGAGAACCTATGTTAATCAAAAAGGGCAGTATGTGATGCTGTCGCTTGCATTTGGTGCTGATCAATCAAAAGCGACGCAGATCCATCGCCCGGAAGTGTGTTACCCAGCTCAGGGATTTCAAATCAAGAAGGCGGAGAAAAGCGAATTACTGTTGAATGAGAAAAGTATTCCAGTGATGAAACTCGTAGCGGTCGCTGGTAGTCGAGTCGAGCCGATAATCTACTGGATCGTTGTTGGCGATCAGGTCGTACGAGGCTGGTTCGAACAGAAGATGGCGGCAATCGATTATGGTGTTCGCGGACTGATCCCGTATGGTCTTTTGTTCAGAGTATCGACCATCGGACCTGATTCGGATAAACAATTTGAAGTTCAGCAGGAATTTCTCACGTCACTGCAATCAGCTGTAGACGAAGAAAATCAGACTCGTCTTTTTGGCAACAAGAACGGTTTATGA
- a CDS encoding secretin N-terminal domain-containing protein translates to MTAFQPARLRALTFAFLAVTLAGCATNQAFEDGKKALISGEQERALSLFEQATKEAPDNPEFRATFFRQREVAVSKLLAQAENARLAGRRDEATAALDKAQTLDPRNQRAQFIRDQMTRGVRHDAMVREARTLLERKDMGGAEARLRNVLEQDNTHTAAREMLREVEQARPKQTAPAELGGLFQKPVTLEFRDTSLRNVFEAIARSTGINFVFDKDVRPDLKVTLFVRNTTVAEVLRLILITNQLERSVLSDNTVLIYPNTAAKQREYKEMVTRTFFLVNAEAKQVQNLIKTVVKTKDIYIDERINLIVMKDTADAVRLAEQLVESVDVAEPEVMLEVEVLEVSSNKLKELGLDFPDQIGFGALRSQQQVIQQSTAAGVTSNVVQLPGQEIAPGVVPLSDISDLTGYISNPGLILNLRKQDGSANLLANPRIRVKNKEKAKVHIGEKLPVFTTTSTANVGVSASVTYLDVGLKLDVEPLIHLEDDVDIKMTLEVSSVVREVQGPQSSLAYQIGTRSTATALRLKDGETQILAGLISDEERSSASRLPGLGDLPIIGKLFSSERNSTNKTEIVLLITPRIVRNLNRPAHIMPALAAGTEAAVGAPSLSVRKTGKDQGVRLSSSGGGGGAAVAAPVARPLVPEPPEPGPGEEPADAPGQVELRMQSTGEAAIGGEAGVTVSMTVPAGAQPATVELVYDPNVLTAQGNVTAPGRTSVSIAGGDGQEARSEVRFRVSPTAPIGSTSVQVGSVTLLGGDGNPLPVSPPSPADITIKP, encoded by the coding sequence ATGACTGCATTCCAGCCAGCCCGCCTGCGCGCGCTAACTTTTGCGTTCCTCGCCGTCACCCTGGCCGGGTGCGCCACCAATCAGGCGTTCGAAGACGGCAAGAAGGCGCTCATCAGCGGCGAACAGGAACGTGCGCTCAGCCTGTTCGAACAGGCGACCAAGGAAGCGCCGGACAACCCCGAATTCCGCGCCACCTTCTTCCGCCAGCGCGAAGTCGCCGTGTCAAAATTGCTGGCACAGGCGGAAAACGCCCGTCTGGCCGGCCGGCGCGACGAAGCCACCGCGGCACTCGACAAGGCGCAGACGCTCGACCCGCGCAACCAGCGCGCCCAGTTCATCCGCGACCAGATGACGCGCGGCGTGCGTCACGACGCGATGGTGCGCGAAGCGCGCACGCTGCTCGAACGCAAGGACATGGGCGGCGCCGAAGCGCGTCTGCGCAACGTGCTCGAACAGGACAACACGCACACCGCCGCGCGCGAAATGCTGCGCGAGGTCGAACAGGCCCGTCCGAAGCAGACCGCGCCGGCGGAACTGGGCGGCCTGTTCCAGAAGCCGGTCACGCTCGAGTTCCGCGACACCTCGCTGCGCAATGTGTTCGAGGCGATCGCCCGCTCGACCGGCATCAACTTCGTGTTCGACAAGGACGTGCGGCCCGATCTGAAGGTGACGCTGTTCGTGCGCAACACGACCGTGGCCGAGGTGTTGCGGCTCATCCTGATCACCAACCAGCTCGAGCGCAGCGTGCTGTCGGACAACACCGTGCTGATCTACCCGAACACCGCGGCCAAGCAGCGCGAGTACAAGGAAATGGTCACGCGCACCTTCTTCCTCGTCAATGCCGAGGCCAAGCAGGTGCAGAACCTGATCAAGACGGTGGTGAAGACCAAGGACATCTATATAGATGAGCGCATCAACCTCATCGTGATGAAGGACACCGCAGACGCGGTCCGCTTGGCCGAACAGCTGGTGGAATCGGTCGATGTGGCCGAACCCGAAGTGATGCTGGAAGTCGAGGTGCTCGAAGTCAGCAGCAACAAGCTGAAGGAACTGGGGCTGGATTTCCCGGACCAGATCGGCTTCGGCGCGCTGCGTTCGCAGCAGCAGGTGATCCAGCAGTCGACCGCCGCCGGCGTGACCAGCAACGTCGTGCAGCTGCCGGGCCAGGAAATCGCACCCGGCGTCGTGCCGCTGAGCGACATCAGCGACCTCACCGGCTACATTTCCAACCCGGGTCTGATCCTGAACCTGCGCAAGCAGGACGGCTCGGCCAACCTGCTGGCCAATCCGCGCATCCGCGTGAAGAACAAGGAAAAGGCCAAGGTGCACATCGGCGAAAAGCTGCCGGTGTTCACCACCACCTCGACCGCCAACGTCGGCGTGTCGGCGTCGGTCACCTATCTCGATGTCGGTCTGAAGCTCGACGTCGAGCCGCTGATCCACCTCGAAGATGATGTTGACATCAAGATGACGCTCGAAGTGTCGAGCGTGGTGCGCGAAGTGCAGGGCCCGCAGAGCTCGCTCGCCTACCAGATCGGCACCCGGTCGACCGCGACCGCACTGCGTCTGAAGGACGGCGAAACGCAGATTCTCGCCGGCCTGATTTCCGATGAAGAACGTTCAAGCGCGTCGCGCCTGCCCGGGCTGGGCGATCTGCCCATCATCGGCAAACTGTTTTCGAGCGAGCGCAACAGCACCAACAAGACCGAAATCGTTCTGCTGATCACGCCGCGCATCGTGCGCAACCTGAACCGCCCGGCGCACATCATGCCGGCGCTGGCCGCCGGCACCGAGGCCGCCGTCGGTGCGCCGTCGCTGTCGGTGCGCAAGACCGGCAAGGATCAGGGTGTAAGGCTGTCGAGTTCGGGTGGCGGCGGCGGTGCCGCTGTGGCCGCGCCGGTCGCACGTCCGCTGGTGCCGGAACCGCCCGAACCAGGTCCGGGCGAAGAACCGGCAGACGCCCCCGGACAGGTCGAGCTGCGCATGCAATCGACCGGCGAGGCGGCCATCGGCGGCGAAGCGGGCGTGACCGTGTCGATGACGGTACCGGCCGGCGCCCAGCCGGCGACGGTCGAACTGGTGTATGACCCGAACGTGCTGACCGCGCAGGGCAATGTCACCGCGCCGGGCCGCACATCGGTCAGCATCGCCGGCGGTGACGGTCAGGAGGCGCGCAGCGAGGTGCGCTTCCGGGTCAGCCCGACGGCACCGATCGGCAGCACCAGCGTGCAGGTCGGCAGCGTCACCCTGCTCGGTGGCGACGGCAACCCGCTGCCCGTGTCGCCGCCGTCACCGGCCGATATCACGATCAAGCCATGA
- a CDS encoding helix-turn-helix domain-containing protein, which produces MSTPDTTIERGSGNVFADLGFDPEEAQHLALRSELMHAIRKYVADSDQTQQRAARLMGVTQPRLNMLLKGKINEFSLDALVSMLAKAGMRVEMKVKKAPARKAA; this is translated from the coding sequence ATGAGCACACCTGACACGACCATCGAAAGGGGCAGCGGTAACGTCTTTGCCGACTTGGGCTTCGATCCGGAAGAGGCACAACACCTGGCACTGCGATCAGAACTGATGCATGCGATCCGTAAGTATGTCGCGGACAGCGACCAGACGCAGCAGCGGGCTGCCCGCCTGATGGGGGTGACGCAGCCGCGGCTGAACATGCTGCTGAAGGGAAAGATCAACGAATTCAGCCTGGATGCGCTGGTAAGCATGCTCGCAAAGGCCGGAATGCGCGTTGAGATGAAAGTGAAAAAGGCGCCGGCTCGCAAGGCAGCCTGA
- a CDS encoding IS110 family transposase yields MTSQPSPIHIGIDVSKASLDIALGEHGPVQRIDNTPLAIRAWLRTLPSGPLHIGCEATGTYHLALRDAVIKAGHPLYLIDGYRLSRYRGATSVRAKTDPIDARLIARYVAKEGSHLRPYTLPPEATQRVQQLLRRRATLVRTAVILRQSLFDLPGFKREVRALLAKADRLAQQIQAQIVEKLKASDWIDDHRRCQGIEGVGPLSAAALCATFHRGAFKSADAFIAYLGLDVCVRQSGNQNARGTLSKKGDPEVRRLLHNAAMAASRSATWKPFYQACIARGFSCTQALVALARKIARVAFSLMKTGSQYQPREHKNTCAQT; encoded by the coding sequence ATGACAAGTCAGCCTTCGCCGATTCACATCGGCATCGACGTATCCAAAGCCAGCCTCGATATCGCACTGGGCGAGCACGGCCCGGTGCAGCGCATCGACAACACCCCTCTAGCCATCCGGGCCTGGCTGCGCACCTTGCCCAGCGGCCCGCTGCACATCGGCTGCGAGGCCACCGGCACCTACCACCTCGCGCTGCGCGACGCCGTGATCAAGGCCGGGCACCCGCTCTACCTGATCGACGGCTACCGCCTCTCGCGCTACCGCGGCGCCACCAGCGTGCGGGCCAAGACCGACCCGATCGACGCCCGGCTCATCGCCCGCTACGTCGCCAAAGAGGGCTCGCACCTGCGCCCCTACACGCTGCCGCCCGAGGCCACGCAACGCGTGCAGCAACTGCTGCGTCGTCGCGCCACCCTGGTCCGGACCGCCGTCATCTTGCGCCAGAGCCTGTTCGATCTGCCCGGCTTCAAGCGCGAGGTGCGCGCCTTGCTGGCCAAGGCCGACCGGCTCGCCCAGCAGATTCAGGCCCAGATCGTGGAAAAGCTCAAAGCCAGCGACTGGATCGACGATCACCGCCGCTGCCAGGGTATCGAAGGCGTCGGTCCGCTGAGCGCCGCCGCCTTGTGCGCGACCTTCCATCGGGGCGCCTTCAAAAGCGCAGACGCCTTCATCGCCTATCTCGGGCTCGATGTGTGCGTGCGCCAATCGGGAAACCAGAACGCCCGCGGCACCCTGAGCAAAAAGGGCGACCCGGAGGTGCGCCGACTCCTGCACAACGCCGCCATGGCAGCCAGCCGCTCAGCCACCTGGAAACCCTTCTATCAGGCCTGCATCGCTCGCGGATTCTCCTGCACTCAGGCCCTCGTCGCACTCGCGAGAAAGATCGCTCGCGTTGCGTTCTCTCTCATGAAAACCGGCTCGCAATACCAACCCAGGGAGCACAAAAACACTTGTGCTCAGACATAG